One Proteinivorax tanatarense DNA segment encodes these proteins:
- a CDS encoding CBS domain-containing protein: MNIVTTHVNTDFDGLASMIACTKLYPNTKMVLPGKVKRNVKEYISLHKDVLKFEAPSDINDKEIDKLIIVDTASAKRIGSLSRLIQKEVDIMVYDHHPILEGKKPQWRVEEVGATVTILTEELMEKGVDISSFEATSLILGIYEDTGNLSFAQTTSRDLKAAAFLLEKGAKLSFISQFISKPLTENQKSLLETLMDNMENLDFNGWNVVVCTASLDEFIGGVGELTHKLGKIEDVDAVFTLVKMIDRIHIIGRSFNENLPISKPIVEMGGGGHPQSAAATVKDKDLAAIRQEFIALLNKLPSPLTAADVMAQPVKTIGPDVSISEASRIMLRYGHTGLPVVENDNLLGIISRTDVDKAIHHELTHAPVKGFMSTNVITTSPKTSLKTVRQKLTQYDIGRLPVLDDSKKMIGIITRTDVLKVIHGSQAPRWHKPLYTFSDYSMAEPSENLMEVINTRLPKKIQGLLWLIGQKAQKEGFKVYAVGGFVRDLLLGVPNHDIDIVVEQDAISFARKIVKYLGGQIKEYQKFGTATITLKDGMKIDFATARMEFYPFPAAMPEVEETTIKHDLYRRDFTINTLAFRLNSDKFGDFLDFFEGSKDLEQGSIKVLYNLSFVEDPTRIFRAFRFESRYSFHMDDSTMGFLLNALENNVMQKLSGTRIFEEFQAIVLEPNPSVILIRALELGVLDNIFGKCSNPQQLKQNFKHTMDSIVCLKEKGILEKKDFILVYLLVIINSYPKKVFEIILKDFNLDKGSRIIIRNFFDVGLERIEKLKSNKHLDPSEIYDSLNGLSVHSLCAMMAIADNDLLKNRIFLYLEELHKVDVEITGNDLKEMGIKPGPVYSKIISRLRQQKLNGEIHTKDDELNYIKSLDLKERGR, from the coding sequence GTGAATATAGTAACCACTCATGTAAATACAGACTTTGATGGACTTGCATCAATGATAGCATGCACAAAACTATATCCTAACACGAAAATGGTATTGCCAGGGAAAGTTAAAAGAAATGTTAAAGAATATATCTCTTTACACAAAGATGTTCTTAAATTTGAAGCACCCTCTGATATAAATGACAAAGAAATTGATAAATTAATAATTGTTGATACCGCCTCAGCTAAAAGAATAGGTTCTTTATCTAGACTTATACAAAAAGAAGTTGATATTATGGTGTATGACCATCATCCTATATTAGAAGGGAAGAAGCCACAGTGGAGAGTTGAGGAGGTAGGTGCTACAGTTACTATACTAACAGAAGAGCTTATGGAAAAGGGTGTAGATATATCTTCTTTCGAAGCAACTTCCTTGATACTGGGCATTTATGAAGACACTGGAAATTTATCTTTTGCCCAAACAACTTCTAGGGATTTAAAGGCAGCAGCTTTTTTGCTGGAAAAAGGTGCTAAGCTATCTTTTATAAGTCAATTTATATCTAAGCCATTGACAGAGAACCAAAAAAGTTTATTAGAGACCTTAATGGATAATATGGAGAACTTAGATTTTAATGGTTGGAATGTTGTGGTGTGCACAGCTTCATTAGATGAATTTATTGGAGGAGTTGGAGAGCTAACCCATAAACTAGGTAAAATCGAGGATGTAGATGCAGTATTTACGTTAGTAAAAATGATAGACCGAATACATATAATAGGCAGGAGTTTTAACGAAAACTTACCTATTTCTAAACCTATTGTAGAAATGGGGGGAGGTGGCCATCCCCAATCTGCTGCAGCTACAGTTAAAGATAAGGACTTGGCAGCAATAAGGCAAGAATTTATAGCTTTGTTGAATAAGTTGCCGTCACCATTAACTGCAGCAGATGTAATGGCTCAACCTGTTAAAACTATTGGTCCTGATGTATCTATTTCAGAAGCAAGCCGTATCATGCTAAGATATGGTCATACAGGGTTGCCTGTAGTTGAGAATGATAATTTGTTAGGGATTATATCAAGAACAGATGTTGATAAAGCTATACATCATGAGTTAACCCATGCACCAGTTAAAGGGTTTATGTCAACTAATGTAATAACTACTTCACCCAAAACTAGTCTCAAAACAGTAAGGCAGAAACTTACCCAATATGATATTGGAAGGTTACCGGTATTGGATGATAGCAAAAAGATGATTGGAATAATAACACGGACTGACGTTCTTAAAGTGATACATGGTAGCCAAGCCCCTAGGTGGCATAAACCGTTGTATACTTTTAGCGACTATAGCATGGCAGAGCCAAGTGAGAATTTAATGGAGGTTATAAATACGCGACTTCCTAAAAAGATTCAAGGACTGTTGTGGCTTATAGGTCAAAAAGCTCAAAAAGAGGGCTTTAAAGTTTATGCTGTTGGTGGATTTGTTAGAGATTTACTACTAGGAGTGCCTAACCATGACATAGATATTGTGGTGGAACAAGATGCAATTTCTTTTGCCAGAAAAATAGTTAAATACTTAGGTGGGCAAATAAAAGAGTATCAAAAGTTTGGAACTGCAACAATAACCTTAAAAGATGGAATGAAAATCGACTTTGCTACAGCTAGGATGGAGTTTTATCCCTTTCCGGCAGCAATGCCTGAAGTGGAAGAAACAACAATAAAACACGACCTGTATCGAAGAGATTTTACCATTAATACTTTAGCTTTTAGGTTAAATTCTGATAAATTTGGGGATTTTTTAGACTTTTTTGAAGGAAGTAAAGATTTAGAGCAAGGTAGCATAAAAGTATTATATAATCTAAGTTTTGTGGAGGATCCCACTAGAATTTTTAGAGCTTTTAGGTTTGAAAGTAGATATTCATTTCACATGGATGATTCTACCATGGGATTTTTGCTTAATGCTTTAGAAAATAATGTTATGCAAAAATTAAGCGGGACTAGAATTTTTGAAGAATTTCAAGCTATTGTTTTGGAACCTAATCCATCGGTTATTTTAATCAGAGCATTGGAATTAGGAGTTTTAGATAATATTTTCGGTAAATGTAGTAACCCGCAACAACTAAAGCAAAATTTTAAACATACAATGGATTCAATTGTATGTTTAAAAGAAAAAGGGATTTTAGAAAAAAAAGATTTCATTTTGGTTTATTTATTAGTGATAATTAATAGCTATCCTAAAAAGGTTTTTGAAATTATCCTTAAGGACTTTAATTTAGATAAAGGTAGTAGGATAATTATTAGGAACTTCTTTGATGTAGGATTAGAGAGGATAGAAAAATTAAAATCTAATAAACACCTGGATCCTTCTGAAATTTATGATTCATTAAATGGCCTGAGTGTTCATTCTCTTTGTGCCATGATGGCCATAGCAGACAATGATTTGCTAAAAAATCGAATATTTTTGTATTTAGAAGAGTTACATAAGGTAGATGTTGAAATTACAGGTAATGACTTAAAAGAAATGGGTATAAAACCTGGTCCAGTTTATAGTAAAATTATATCTAGGCTTAGACAACAAAAGTTAAATGGTGAAATACACACAAAAGATGATGAATTGAACTATATAAAAAGCTTGGACCTAAAAGAAAGGGGTAGATAA
- a CDS encoding site-2 protease family protein, whose amino-acid sequence MGFLDGILYVLPAVLLAMTVHEYAHARVAYSLGDPTAKREGRLTLNPLDHVDPIGLIMLVIVRFGWAKPVPINPFNFKGNRDAGIIKVSLAGPLANLTLAFVSLVLVRIIATMSGIIVLSPSAISVMQISVNFLLLLARLNLFFMVFNLIPLPPLDGSKILSSMLSPKARMQYQQVEAYAPLILILLLVTRTLPMILIPIADTIEGILRFIVFGII is encoded by the coding sequence TTGGGTTTTTTAGATGGAATACTTTATGTTTTACCGGCAGTTTTATTAGCTATGACAGTACACGAATATGCCCATGCTAGAGTGGCTTATTCATTAGGAGATCCTACGGCAAAGCGAGAGGGAAGGCTTACTTTAAATCCTTTAGACCATGTTGATCCAATTGGTCTTATAATGCTAGTTATAGTTAGGTTTGGTTGGGCTAAACCAGTTCCTATAAATCCCTTTAATTTTAAGGGAAATAGAGATGCTGGAATAATTAAAGTTTCTTTAGCTGGACCTTTAGCAAACCTTACCCTCGCTTTTGTATCACTTGTTTTAGTAAGAATCATAGCAACTATGAGTGGAATTATAGTTTTATCACCTTCAGCAATTTCTGTAATGCAGATATCAGTTAATTTTTTGTTGTTGTTAGCAAGATTGAATTTATTTTTCATGGTATTTAACCTCATACCTTTACCTCCACTAGATGGATCTAAAATTTTATCTAGCATGCTTTCTCCAAAAGCAAGAATGCAATATCAACAGGTGGAAGCGTATGCTCCTTTAATTTTAATACTACTCTTAGTAACAAGGACTTTGCCTATGATTTTAATTCCAATAGCCGATACTATAGAGGGTATATTAAGGTTTATTGTTTTTGGCATTATATAG
- a CDS encoding segregation and condensation protein A: protein MEFKVKLEQFEGPFDLLLHLVEKAELDISEINISKITDEYLKYVERLEKLDLEGVSDFLIVAATLIEIKGRSLLPNRKKKLPDSEEVEDPREQLVRRLLEYKRYKEVAEVLEQMAAKQNAFHTRAPEVLKDSKEPLNLSLSNLYSAFQKALERSPIPDRPKSHEIKKEKITIEQKMSFIKLELTKNNNLSFQRLMLGCLSREEKVLTFLAILELIRIKMIKVTQYQSFGDITITARKRGDENWNEGEVSTTA, encoded by the coding sequence ATGGAGTTTAAAGTAAAACTAGAACAGTTTGAAGGGCCCTTTGATTTATTACTCCACTTAGTTGAAAAAGCAGAGCTGGATATAAGTGAAATTAATATCTCTAAAATAACCGATGAATATTTGAAATATGTCGAAAGATTAGAAAAGCTTGATTTAGAAGGGGTAAGTGACTTTCTTATTGTAGCAGCAACTTTAATAGAGATAAAAGGACGTTCACTATTGCCAAATCGCAAAAAAAAATTGCCAGATAGTGAAGAAGTAGAAGATCCACGGGAACAATTAGTTCGTCGTTTATTGGAATACAAAAGGTATAAAGAGGTTGCTGAAGTTTTAGAACAGATGGCAGCTAAACAGAATGCTTTTCATACTAGAGCTCCGGAAGTGTTAAAGGATAGTAAAGAACCCCTTAATTTATCGTTAAGTAATTTGTACTCAGCATTTCAAAAAGCTTTAGAAAGGTCTCCCATACCAGACCGACCAAAATCTCACGAAATAAAAAAAGAAAAAATAACTATAGAGCAAAAGATGAGTTTTATAAAGTTGGAACTAACTAAAAATAATAACTTAAGTTTTCAAAGGTTAATGTTAGGTTGTTTGTCTAGGGAAGAGAAAGTTTTAACTTTTCTAGCCATTTTAGAATTAATAAGGATAAAGATGATAAAAGTTACTCAGTACCAGTCATTTGGCGACATAACTATTACTGCAAGAAAAAGAGGGGATGAAAATTGGAACGAAGGGGAAGTATCTACGACTGCTTAG
- the scpB gene encoding SMC-Scp complex subunit ScpB, translating into MERRGSIYDCLEALLFAAGEPITIDQIAEALELTQLQVNKLMDEIIEKKNNSGGIMIKEVAGGYQMCSKPQYHKFIKKLFKEPKYNNLTNATLETLAIIAYKQPITRAEVEEVRGVKVERAISTLLSRELIEEVGRKDCVGRPILYGTTEAFLKQFGLGDLEDLPTPS; encoded by the coding sequence TTGGAACGAAGGGGAAGTATCTACGACTGCTTAGAGGCGTTGTTGTTTGCAGCTGGAGAACCAATTACAATAGACCAGATTGCAGAAGCCTTGGAGTTAACTCAACTTCAGGTAAATAAGTTGATGGACGAGATTATTGAAAAGAAAAACAACAGCGGCGGCATAATGATAAAAGAGGTAGCTGGCGGATATCAAATGTGTTCTAAGCCCCAGTATCATAAGTTTATAAAAAAGTTATTTAAAGAACCTAAGTATAATAACTTAACCAATGCTACATTGGAGACGTTAGCTATAATAGCTTATAAGCAACCAATTACCCGTGCAGAGGTTGAGGAGGTTAGGGGAGTTAAGGTCGAAAGAGCGATTTCTACTTTGTTGTCAAGGGAACTTATAGAAGAAGTTGGGAGAAAAGATTGTGTTGGCCGTCCCATCCTTTACGGAACTACTGAAGCATTTTTAAAGCAGTTTGGGTTAGGGGATCTTGAGGATTTACCAACACCGTCTTGA
- a CDS encoding DUF2953 domain-containing protein has translation MSWIKLIFFSLLFLYLIIIISPVRLNILIKHTTKQSDIVVGVRLFWGLIRYNIDIPKLFIKNKKLQMEAEMERSHKKPYFDMHKSFGFKKEIVALLINELKNLKKMSRVLMKLSKRWVKIEKLSWHTDFGTSDAANTGIMYGVLWQLKTAVLGFAVKVAKMNKPIISVEPKFNKSDFNTKLNCIITFPLGYIITVGIYLLFNFIKTKIKYLRGVNFVRSSNSRANENRYGKH, from the coding sequence ATGTCGTGGATAAAGCTAATTTTTTTTTCATTGTTATTTTTATATTTAATAATTATTATCTCACCGGTTAGATTGAATATATTAATAAAACATACCACTAAGCAGAGTGATATAGTAGTTGGTGTTAGATTGTTTTGGGGTCTTATTAGATATAATATAGATATTCCAAAACTATTTATAAAAAATAAAAAATTGCAAATGGAAGCAGAAATGGAGCGATCTCATAAAAAGCCATACTTTGATATGCATAAAAGCTTTGGGTTTAAAAAAGAGATTGTAGCGCTGCTGATAAACGAACTGAAAAACTTAAAAAAAATGTCACGGGTACTTATGAAATTAAGTAAAAGGTGGGTGAAAATAGAAAAATTAAGTTGGCATACAGACTTTGGGACTTCAGATGCAGCAAATACAGGTATTATGTATGGGGTACTTTGGCAGCTAAAAACAGCTGTTTTAGGTTTTGCAGTAAAAGTTGCTAAAATGAATAAGCCTATAATATCAGTTGAGCCGAAATTTAATAAAAGTGATTTTAATACTAAGTTAAACTGTATAATAACTTTTCCATTAGGCTATATTATAACTGTCGGCATATATTTATTGTTTAATTTTATAAAAACTAAAATAAAATACTTAAGGGGTGTTAATTTTGTCAGATCATCCAATTCAAGGGCTAATGAAAACCGCTATGGAAAGCATTAA
- the ytfJ gene encoding GerW family sporulation protein yields the protein MSDHPIQGLMKTAMESIKEMVDVNTVIGDAVETPDGNVIIPISKVGFGFAAGGTEFENDEKESDAFPFGGGSGGGVSVQPVGFLVVGHNQVRLLPVNNNAIFDRLIDLAPQILDKFQSLFDDNGQEVDKNKLQKLEAELAQLKAEVEN from the coding sequence TTGTCAGATCATCCAATTCAAGGGCTAATGAAAACCGCTATGGAAAGCATTAAAGAAATGGTAGATGTAAATACTGTTATAGGAGATGCTGTTGAAACCCCCGATGGCAATGTAATTATACCTATTTCTAAAGTTGGATTTGGGTTTGCTGCAGGGGGAACTGAGTTTGAAAATGACGAAAAAGAAAGTGATGCTTTTCCATTTGGTGGTGGGAGTGGTGGGGGCGTGTCAGTCCAGCCAGTAGGCTTTTTAGTGGTTGGGCATAACCAGGTACGCTTATTGCCGGTTAATAACAATGCAATATTTGACCGTCTCATAGACTTAGCTCCTCAGATTCTTGATAAATTTCAAAGCTTATTTGACGATAACGGGCAGGAAGTGGATAAGAATAAACTTCAAAAGCTTGAGGCTGAGCTTGCCCAACTAAAAGCAGAAGTAGAAAATTAA
- the lysA gene encoding diaminopimelate decarboxylase, with the protein MKLFGTMEINNKGQLEIGGCNCLTLARNYGTPLYVVDEAEVRNQCKLYKSFFRSDSLRTEVIYASKAFLNIAMCKLVEEEGLSLDVVSGGELYTALKAKFPKNRIYFHGNNKSEAELVIAVKSGVGRIVLDNKSEFRLLQQVTKRLGKKANVLLRVNPGIVAHTHEYISTTRHSSKFGESIFAEDIYSFIKEIYESPDICFKGLHSHIGSQIFEEGSFLELASVMLDFIQAIRRKALVKTLELNLGGGFGVYYSDTDTPLDLPNFFERLLDEIYVKSKSLSLEPPKILIEPGRSIVANAGTTLYTVGGIKKTYDGKQFIFVDGSMADNIRPALYDSKHELSLANRMNDKCKEEFAVTGKCCESGDILSKGFKLPTPNIGDLVAVSSTGAYNYSMASNYNRLTKPAVIFAKEGEAKVVVKRETYEDLVKNDVHLVD; encoded by the coding sequence ATGAAGTTATTTGGTACAATGGAAATAAATAACAAAGGTCAACTGGAAATCGGAGGATGCAACTGTCTTACTTTGGCTAGAAACTATGGAACACCTTTATATGTGGTAGACGAAGCTGAAGTTAGAAATCAATGTAAATTATATAAGAGTTTTTTTAGAAGTGATTCGCTAAGAACAGAAGTAATATATGCCTCAAAAGCATTTTTAAACATAGCAATGTGTAAGCTTGTAGAAGAAGAAGGACTATCTCTAGATGTCGTATCTGGGGGAGAATTATATACAGCTTTAAAAGCTAAATTTCCAAAAAATAGGATATACTTTCATGGTAATAACAAGTCAGAGGCAGAACTTGTAATAGCAGTTAAAAGTGGAGTTGGAAGGATTGTCCTAGATAATAAGAGTGAATTTAGGTTATTACAACAAGTTACAAAGCGATTAGGTAAAAAAGCAAATGTATTGCTAAGGGTAAACCCTGGAATTGTTGCACATACTCATGAATATATTAGTACTACTAGGCATAGCTCTAAATTTGGAGAAAGTATTTTTGCAGAAGATATATATTCATTTATTAAAGAGATTTATGAATCTCCAGATATTTGCTTTAAAGGACTTCATAGTCATATAGGGTCTCAAATCTTTGAAGAAGGCTCTTTTTTAGAGCTTGCAAGTGTAATGCTAGATTTTATCCAAGCCATTAGAAGAAAAGCTTTGGTAAAAACTTTAGAGCTTAACTTAGGGGGAGGTTTTGGTGTTTACTATTCCGATACAGACACTCCTTTAGATTTACCTAATTTTTTCGAAAGATTATTAGATGAAATATATGTAAAATCAAAATCATTAAGTCTAGAGCCTCCCAAAATTTTGATTGAACCAGGTAGGTCAATAGTAGCTAATGCTGGGACTACCCTATATACTGTAGGTGGCATTAAAAAGACATATGATGGTAAACAGTTTATTTTTGTTGATGGAAGTATGGCGGATAATATAAGGCCAGCTTTGTATGATTCTAAACATGAACTTAGCTTAGCGAATAGAATGAATGATAAATGCAAAGAGGAATTTGCAGTTACTGGTAAATGTTGTGAATCAGGGGATATTTTAAGTAAAGGTTTTAAGCTCCCTACTCCCAATATAGGAGATTTGGTTGCTGTATCATCTACAGGAGCATATAACTATAGCATGGCGTCAAATTACAATAGGCTTACTAAACCAGCTGTTATTTTTGCCAAAGAAGGAGAGGCAAAAGTTGTTGTTAAGCGTGAGACATACGAAGACCTAGTAAAAAATGATGTCCATTTAGTAGATTAG
- a CDS encoding aspartate kinase encodes MTTVIQKYGGSSLESISKMRAIANKIIESKKIYDKIVIIVSAMGDTTNNLIGLSNEACKSPSKRELDMLLATGEQISASLLTMILKDTGYDAIALTGQQAGVHTKGIFCNAKISDIDISFVNKHLNKGKIVIIAGFQGVNEKGETTTLGRGGSDTTAVAFAARLGCKCEIYTDVEGIYSVDPRLYRKAKKLNFISYEEMKEMSHLGAKVMECRSVEIGHSYQVPIYVASSLNDATGTLIKEWDKKVEKRSITGLSVTDDVLMVTLKNIPYSSSNVAEVFTLLAEAGVSVDIISQTLPRAGLVNLSFTASAQDYKSVKEAMEVIAQKHSNVEIKKDNEIIKLSVVGTGMRTQSGVAAKMFRIFADNQIEFQQVTTSEISISYTLDKTYKQKAVDAVATAFNL; translated from the coding sequence TTGACTACAGTAATACAGAAGTATGGTGGGTCTTCGCTTGAGTCTATTAGTAAAATGAGAGCAATAGCAAATAAAATAATAGAAAGTAAAAAAATATATGACAAAATAGTAATTATAGTCTCCGCCATGGGCGACACAACAAATAATCTTATAGGGCTTTCTAATGAAGCTTGTAAATCCCCATCTAAAAGAGAGTTGGATATGCTACTTGCTACTGGAGAACAAATTTCTGCATCATTACTTACAATGATATTAAAAGATACTGGATATGATGCTATAGCTTTAACTGGTCAGCAAGCTGGAGTGCATACCAAAGGAATTTTTTGCAATGCTAAAATATCTGACATTGATATTAGTTTTGTTAATAAACATTTAAATAAAGGTAAAATTGTAATTATAGCTGGTTTTCAGGGCGTTAATGAAAAAGGGGAAACCACTACATTAGGAAGAGGGGGCAGTGATACTACCGCAGTAGCTTTTGCAGCGAGATTAGGTTGTAAATGTGAAATTTATACTGATGTGGAGGGGATATACAGTGTAGATCCTCGGTTATATCGTAAAGCTAAAAAACTTAACTTTATTAGCTATGAAGAAATGAAGGAAATGTCTCATTTAGGTGCAAAAGTAATGGAGTGTAGGTCGGTAGAAATTGGACATAGCTACCAGGTACCTATTTATGTAGCGTCAAGTTTAAATGATGCCACTGGTACCTTAATAAAGGAGTGGGATAAAAAAGTGGAAAAAAGGAGCATAACAGGATTATCAGTAACTGACGATGTGTTAATGGTTACATTAAAAAACATACCATATTCATCAAGTAATGTAGCAGAGGTTTTCACTTTGTTAGCAGAAGCAGGTGTCAGCGTTGACATAATAAGCCAGACATTGCCAAGAGCAGGTTTAGTTAACCTTTCATTTACGGCCTCTGCCCAGGACTATAAATCAGTAAAAGAAGCAATGGAAGTTATTGCTCAAAAGCACTCCAACGTTGAGATTAAAAAAGATAATGAAATTATAAAACTTTCTGTTGTGGGGACAGGTATGAGAACTCAATCTGGTGTAGCTGCTAAGATGTTTAGAATTTTTGCAGATAACCAAATAGAATTTCAGCAAGTTACAACCTCAGAAATTAGCATATCCTATACTTTAGACAAAACCTATAAACAAAAAGCTGTAGATGCTGTGGCAACTGCTTTTAATTTGTAG
- the dapF gene encoding diaminopimelate epimerase produces MRFEKYQGTGNDFIIFNGLENRLKERETLARKVCHRRFGIGADGMMIVENSNIADVRMDFFNSDGSVAPMCGNGIRCFAKYVYDNKLVDFKNFTVETLAGVMDVNLVIREGLTRLVTINMGKPEFETSKEDVLISNRIINKKLIFKEESYFISVLKMGTLHSVVFVDNLQCIDVNRQGKNIESSPIFTKKTNVNFAQVIDNKNIKVVTYERGVGQTLSCGTGAAATAVVSTLVKGTDNDITAHVPGGKLGIKQLQKEVYMTGPAELICRGIYNF; encoded by the coding sequence TTGCGCTTTGAAAAGTATCAAGGTACAGGTAATGATTTTATAATATTTAATGGATTGGAAAATAGACTTAAAGAAAGAGAAACTTTAGCAAGGAAAGTTTGTCATAGGAGATTTGGTATTGGTGCCGATGGAATGATGATAGTAGAAAATTCAAATATAGCTGATGTTAGAATGGATTTTTTTAACTCTGATGGCTCAGTTGCACCTATGTGTGGAAACGGAATAAGGTGTTTTGCAAAATATGTTTATGATAACAAACTAGTTGACTTCAAAAACTTTACAGTGGAAACTCTTGCAGGGGTAATGGACGTTAACTTAGTTATTAGAGAAGGGTTAACAAGACTTGTTACTATTAACATGGGGAAACCTGAATTTGAAACTTCAAAAGAAGATGTTTTGATATCTAATAGGATAATAAACAAAAAGTTAATTTTTAAAGAAGAGTCTTATTTTATTTCTGTACTTAAAATGGGAACTTTACACAGTGTAGTTTTTGTAGATAATCTTCAATGCATTGATGTCAATCGTCAAGGGAAGAATATAGAAAGTTCTCCAATTTTCACCAAAAAGACTAATGTAAACTTTGCTCAAGTTATAGATAACAAAAACATAAAGGTTGTAACTTATGAAAGAGGAGTTGGCCAGACACTGTCTTGTGGGACTGGTGCTGCAGCGACAGCTGTTGTTTCTACTTTGGTAAAAGGAACAGATAATGACATAACAGCCCATGTTCCTGGAGGCAAGCTTGGAATCAAACAATTACAAAAGGAGGTTTATATGACGGGACCGGCGGAGTTAATCTGTCGAGGAATATATAATTTTTAG
- a CDS encoding aspartate-semialdehyde dehydrogenase: MREANLAIVGATGMVGQTIKRVLEERDFPVNKILFLASKRSVGKKVMFKGKEHVVQELNEGSFKDIDIALFSAGGAISKKYALIAKENGTVVVDNSSAWRMDEDVPLVVPEVNPEDAFSHKGIISNPNCSTIQAVLPLKVLDDLFKVKRVVYSTYQAVSGSGVAGVDDLKAGIQGKEPKNYPHPIAFNCLPHIDVFMDDGYTKEERKMIDETKKILKSSKMGVTATTVRVPVENGHSLSVNVELEKPYNLQSVLQSLNDKEGIVVLDDIKNNVYPMAINAHNTDDVYVGRLRRDFSLENGLNLWVVADNIRKGAATNTVQIAELLLKED, encoded by the coding sequence ATGAGAGAAGCTAATCTAGCCATAGTAGGTGCTACAGGTATGGTGGGTCAAACCATTAAAAGAGTGTTAGAAGAGAGAGACTTTCCCGTAAATAAAATTTTGTTTTTAGCATCTAAAAGGTCTGTAGGCAAAAAGGTTATGTTTAAAGGCAAAGAACATGTTGTTCAAGAGCTTAACGAAGGTTCTTTTAAGGATATAGACATAGCTTTATTTTCTGCAGGAGGGGCGATAAGCAAAAAATATGCTTTAATTGCAAAAGAAAACGGCACTGTAGTGGTAGATAATAGCAGTGCATGGAGAATGGATGAGGATGTACCTTTAGTGGTACCTGAAGTTAATCCAGAAGATGCCTTTAGTCATAAAGGGATAATATCAAACCCAAACTGTAGCACAATTCAAGCTGTCCTTCCTCTAAAAGTGTTAGACGACCTTTTTAAAGTAAAGAGAGTGGTTTATTCAACATACCAAGCAGTTTCAGGGTCAGGTGTGGCTGGTGTAGATGATCTTAAGGCAGGTATCCAGGGAAAAGAACCTAAAAACTACCCACATCCAATAGCTTTTAATTGCTTACCACATATCGATGTCTTTATGGATGATGGATACACAAAAGAAGAAAGAAAAATGATAGATGAAACGAAGAAAATTCTTAAAAGCAGCAAGATGGGAGTTACCGCTACTACGGTTAGAGTTCCTGTGGAGAATGGACATAGTCTATCAGTTAATGTTGAGCTAGAAAAGCCCTATAATTTACAAAGCGTCTTACAATCTCTAAATGACAAGGAAGGTATAGTCGTATTAGATGATATAAAAAATAATGTGTACCCTATGGCAATTAACGCGCATAACACTGATGATGTATACGTAGGTAGGCTTAGAAGGGACTTTAGCTTAGAAAATGGTTTAAACCTATGGGTTGTTGCAGATAACATTAGAAAAGGGGCGGCAACCAATACGGTCCAAATAGCAGAACTTTTACTAAAGGAGGATTAA